A stretch of the Arachis stenosperma cultivar V10309 chromosome 6, arast.V10309.gnm1.PFL2, whole genome shotgun sequence genome encodes the following:
- the LOC130936681 gene encoding probable F-box protein At1g53815 encodes MTKMIKFFFQCFFTRRVRKSQIRRSCFASLPVHIITDIFVRLPIKSVLICRCVCKHWNTLISDPNFAKLLFTYTLPATMIRSFHSRIFHLVEYDRIEWRERRNNPFVFEVLDPNNNSSIKPKFEIPLPNLKSIQGTRVYVDVLSCNGLFYLSGAKYRNISLVCNPITGEFIRLPKNPSILKLCKQICWGFGFHPKSNQYKVMRIHIFKHDHSMVVEMHTVGTSTWINIEVDYPKYLRNLYNYCTYLNGALHWTGKDVDGNVSIWAFNFDTERFQSFSMAPRDQDMEMENLGHPFFGILQVSTST; translated from the exons ATGACTAAAATGATCAAATTCTTCTTTCAATGTTTCTTTACACGCCGGGTGAG GAAATCCCAAATACGAAGGTCTTGTTTTGCCAGTCTTCCAGTCCATATAATTACCGATATTTTTGTTAGACTTCCCATAAAATCTGTTCTGATTTGCAGATGTGTTTGCAAGCATTGGAACACATTGATTTCTGATCCAAACTTTGCCAAGTTACTCTTTACTTATACACTTCCTGCTACCATGATCCGATCCTTCCATTCAAGAATCTTTCACCTTGTTGAATATGACCGAATTGAATGGCGTGAAAGGAGAAATAATCCATTTGTGTTTGAGGTCCTGGATCCCAATAATAACAGCAGCATAAAACCTAAATTTGAGATTCCTCTTCCTAATCTTAAATCAATTCAGGGTACAAGAGTTTATGTTGACGTGCTTTCTTGTAATGGTCTTTTTTACTTGAGCGGTGCAAAGTATAGAAACATTTCGCTTGTTTGTAACCCGATTACAGGTGAGTTCATACGACTTCCAAAAAACCCTTCAATCCTGAAACTTTGCAAGcaaatatgttggggttttggttTCCACCCAAAATCAAACCAATACAAGGTAATGAGAATACATATTTTTAAACATGATCATAGTATGGTTGTTGAAATGCACACAGTTGGAACATCGACATGGATAAATATTGAGGTAGATTATCCCAAATATTTGAGAAATTTGTATAATTATTGTACTTATTTAAATGGGGCACTTCATTGGACTGGTAAGGATGTTGATGGAAATGTGTCAATATGGGCTTTCAATTTCGACACTGAGAGGTTCCAATCCTTTTCTATGGCGCCCAGGGATCAAG ATATGGAGATGGAGAATCTTGGACATCCATTTTTCGGTATTCTGCAAGTTTCGACA AGCACGTAA